GCCATCGATGCGTTGGACGACAGCCCCAGCTCCGAGTGGTTGACGGCGGCGCGTAGACCGTCGAGAACGCGGAACCCCGCCTCGTAGGGCGCGCCCCACATGCCCTCGAGACCCTCGTGGTCCGGGATGCTGACCGCCCATCCCCGCGACAGGGCCGCGGCGACGAACAGAAACTCCGCCTGCACCGAGGCCCCGACCAACTCGGCGCCCTGACGCAGGGCATAGGACGGGAAGCAGCGCGCCGCCACAGCGTCAATGGCGCACTGATACGACAGCAGCGGGCAACTCGCCGGATCGACGCCGCGCGGAACGATCACCGTCGTCACGGCCGCTTCGGGGCGTCCGCGCGACTCGGTACTGCGGTACATCAGCTGCGTCGCCCTGCCCTGCCGGAAACGGCCGAAGAATGCCAGCCGCACCGACCGTGCGCGCAACACCGTCCCCGGGGCCATCTCATCGAGACCTGCAGGAACGGCGTAGAACGGGTCACGCTCAGGCGGTGGAATCCGGGGCCGTCTCGTGAGGGTCGAATGCTTCGTCATGAAGGGTTTTCCGGTGCCTCTGTCTGCAGATTCGAGGTTGCGGTAGCTCAACAAATTTCGACAAGCCTAGCCGAGCGACACGATCGGGCAGTGCGCTGAATCCTTGACACCCGCTTTGCTGAATCGCCAAGATCTCGTCCCATGCGCACCGATCGGTGGGGCGAAGGCACGACGCCGTTCGCCAAGCAGCAGGCGGGCATATGACCTCTCCCGAGAAAATCACCGTCGAGGTGCCACATCTGCGATTCGCGGCGCTGGCCTGGGGACCTGCCGACGGCCGCCTGATGCTGTGCCTGCACGGCTACCCGGACACCGCGTGGACGTGGCGCCAACTCGGCCCGCACTTCGCCCAGCACGGCTTCCGTGTGGTCGCGCCGTTCATGCGCGGATACGCGCCTACCGAACTGGTGCGCGACGGGGACTATGGGGGCGGCGCGTTGATGTCGGATGCGATCGCGTTGCATCAGGCGTTGGGTGGGGGCGTCGACGCCGTACTCATCGGTCATGACTGGGGTGGGTTTACGGCCAACGCCGTTGCCGCATACCCGGATAACCCATTCGAGAAAGTGGTGTCGATGGGCATCCCACTGATCGCGGGGCTGACACCGGGAGCAGGCAACGGCGCTGATGTGGTGCGGGTGCTGCCGCGACAGGCCCGGATGAGTTGGTACGTCTTGTTCCAGCAGCTACCCGGGCTTTCCGAACGCATGCTCGACAGAGTCATTCCTAGGTTGTGGCGCGACTGGTCGCCGCCCGGGTACGACGCCACAGCCGACCTCGCCCACGTCTTCGAGGCGCTGCCCGACCGCGGCCGTCGCACCGCCGCACTGTCGTATTACCGGGCACAGTTCCGGCCGTTGCGACGGGGCAGGCGGAATCGACACCTCGACCGCTATGCCCTGCGGGGAGTGCCGCTGATCCCGATTCTCTTTCTGCACGGCCATATCGACGGTGCGATCGACCCACGACTGGGCGCCCTGGGGGCGTCGGCCTTGCCGGCGGGCAGCCGCCACGAGATCATCCACGGCGCAGGGCATTTCATGCATTTGGATGCCTCCGATGTCGTCCACCGGCTGATCGCCGACTACATCTCGGCGTGATACATAGCCCTGCGTGAATGCCGCGCTGAGGGGGCGCCGAAGCGGAATCGTCTGCGCGGTCGGAGTCAGGGTTGTCGAAGCGTTCGTGCTGACAGGCCGAATCGCGTCGCAATTTTTCGACCCGTGGGGCGCACGCATCATTGGCGTCGAGTTGCCAGGATTGTTGTACGAGAACGTGTTCAGCCCATGTGCATGACGAGTCGACCGTGGATCCGGCGAGGCAGCTAAACCACGAGTTTGAAGGAGACGCTCATGGTGTTCATGAATTTTGATCAGCTGCCGGAGCAGGACGGGACGACGGTCGTCAGTGGCGCACGAATGCCGCGGCCTCTACCGATCGAGATGGTACGGCGCGGCGACCAGCTGATGGTGGCCATCGACCTGCCCGGTGTCGACCCGGATGATGTCGAAGTCACCGTCGAGCGCAACGTCGTCGAGATCGGCGTCCGCCGTCAGGCGCTGCATCGGGCGGGCGACAACGTCATCGTCGACGAGCGGCCGCACGGCGGATTTCGCCGGCGGCTATTTCTCGATGCCGACCTCGAACCCGGCGACATGACCGCTGCCTGCGAGCGCGGCGTCCTCATGCTCACCATCCCGGTATCTCAAGCGAGTACACCCCGAAAAGTGGAGATCAACAGTGCCGACGAACGCCGGCAGGCGCTGCGCACCGGTTCGTCGCAACCACGCGCCGTGAGCACGCGAGAAGGCACAGTCGCGAACGAAAGGACTAAAGCATGGCAACCGCAGTAGGCATTGACCTAGGCACCACCAACTCCGTGATTGCGGCCTGGCAAGGCGGCGAGCCGGTCGTGATCTCCAACGCGGAAGGAGCCCGGACAACACCCTCGGTGGTCGCGTTCACCGAGAGCGGTGAACGGCTGGTGGGCCAGCTGGCGCGCCGGCAATCGATCATGAATCCGAAGGGAACCATCTATTCGGCCAAGCGGTTCATCGGCCGCCGCTTCGACGAAATCTCAGAAGAGGCCAAGGCGGTCAGCTTCGACGTAGCCGAGGGCCCGAATGGCGAAGCGCGCTTTGACATTCGCGGAAAGTTGTA
This genomic stretch from Mycobacterium paraterrae harbors:
- a CDS encoding Hsp20/alpha crystallin family protein gives rise to the protein MVFMNFDQLPEQDGTTVVSGARMPRPLPIEMVRRGDQLMVAIDLPGVDPDDVEVTVERNVVEIGVRRQALHRAGDNVIVDERPHGGFRRRLFLDADLEPGDMTAACERGVLMLTIPVSQASTPRKVEINSADERRQALRTGSSQPRAVSTREGTVANERTKAWQPQ
- a CDS encoding alpha/beta fold hydrolase, with product MTSPEKITVEVPHLRFAALAWGPADGRLMLCLHGYPDTAWTWRQLGPHFAQHGFRVVAPFMRGYAPTELVRDGDYGGGALMSDAIALHQALGGGVDAVLIGHDWGGFTANAVAAYPDNPFEKVVSMGIPLIAGLTPGAGNGADVVRVLPRQARMSWYVLFQQLPGLSERMLDRVIPRLWRDWSPPGYDATADLAHVFEALPDRGRRTAALSYYRAQFRPLRRGRRNRHLDRYALRGVPLIPILFLHGHIDGAIDPRLGALGASALPAGSRHEIIHGAGHFMHLDASDVVHRLIADYISA